One genomic region from Paenibacillus antri encodes:
- a CDS encoding ABC transporter permease — translation MLKSAISPAVQPNRWIRIRKKVWKSRYMYLFVLPGLLYFLIYKYLPLLGSIIAFKDYSVFRGFQNSPWVGLKHFERIFDNPEVVQVLVNTLVLSFLQIAFAFPAPILLALMLNEVRLEWVKRIIQSVVYLPHFLSWVVVVGVVTIFLRGEGLVNNLLGLWFGIESIPFLQMPGLFKPLLVLEVIWKETGWSTIIFLAALAGVNPELYEAAVADGAGRLRRIWHITLPAIRSTVVILLILRLGSVLDNGFEQVFLMLNPYVMDVGNVLDTYVYYKGIEQSDFSFATAVGLFKSVVGLILVIAANHLAKRFGEDGIY, via the coding sequence ATGCTGAAGTCGGCCATAAGCCCAGCTGTACAGCCTAACCGATGGATTCGGATCCGTAAGAAGGTATGGAAAAGCAGATACATGTATTTGTTTGTGCTGCCGGGGCTATTGTACTTTCTGATCTACAAATACCTCCCCCTGCTCGGCTCCATTATCGCCTTTAAAGACTACAGTGTATTTCGGGGGTTTCAGAACAGTCCTTGGGTGGGTTTGAAGCATTTCGAGCGAATCTTCGATAATCCGGAAGTCGTCCAGGTGCTGGTAAATACGCTTGTATTATCGTTTCTGCAAATCGCGTTTGCGTTTCCCGCTCCGATTCTGCTCGCCTTAATGCTGAACGAAGTACGCTTGGAATGGGTAAAGCGAATCATTCAATCGGTCGTTTACCTTCCTCACTTCCTCTCGTGGGTCGTTGTCGTCGGCGTCGTTACGATTTTTCTGCGCGGGGAAGGATTAGTCAATAATCTGCTAGGTTTATGGTTCGGGATCGAATCCATCCCGTTTCTGCAAATGCCGGGTTTGTTTAAGCCGCTTCTCGTGCTTGAGGTGATATGGAAAGAAACCGGCTGGAGCACGATTATCTTTCTCGCCGCGCTTGCCGGCGTGAATCCCGAACTGTATGAAGCGGCGGTGGCGGACGGAGCCGGGAGGCTTCGTAGAATTTGGCATATTACCCTGCCGGCCATTCGCAGCACGGTAGTGATCCTGTTGATTCTGCGGCTCGGGAGCGTATTGGACAACGGCTTCGAGCAGGTATTTCTGATGCTGAATCCCTATGTTATGGATGTCGGCAATGTTTTGGATACATACGTCTACTATAAGGGGATCGAGCAGTCGGATTTCAGCTTCGCTACCGCCGTCGGATTGTTTAAGTCGGTGGTGGGCCTGATTCTTGTCATAGCCGCCAATCATCTGGCGAAGAGGTTCGGGGAAGACGGCATTTATTAA
- a CDS encoding carbohydrate ABC transporter permease, which yields MLYRSASDRLLDTVNIVLLVWIAGMMFFPFLYIFSVSFSSMRDYLEHDFLLWPKTWVTDAYQYILGNNRFVRSVFVSLFIAAAGTLLNLLFTTTMAYGLSRPFFGQRTMIFMVLFTFLFSPGIIPTYLIVKETGLIDSLWSLIIPVLISPWNMIVMRQFFRNIPEELTEAATMDGANPITVFTRVILPLSKPALATFGLFYAVAHWNSYFSGLLYINNPSNWPIQVLLRQIVIVNDNTALLEQQGFVEAPPAETIQMAAILLATVPILVVYPFLQKHFAKGVMLGSVKG from the coding sequence GTGCTGTACCGATCTGCGTCGGACCGTTTATTAGATACTGTAAACATCGTATTGCTTGTATGGATCGCGGGGATGATGTTCTTTCCGTTTCTGTACATTTTCTCCGTATCCTTTTCGTCGATGAGGGATTATTTGGAGCATGATTTCTTGCTCTGGCCGAAAACGTGGGTGACGGATGCCTACCAATATATCTTAGGAAATAACCGATTTGTCCGTTCCGTCTTCGTTTCCTTGTTTATCGCGGCGGCGGGAACTTTATTGAATCTGTTGTTCACGACAACGATGGCGTACGGGCTGTCGCGTCCTTTCTTCGGCCAGAGAACGATGATTTTCATGGTGCTGTTCACCTTTTTATTTTCCCCCGGCATTATCCCGACGTATTTGATCGTAAAAGAAACGGGGCTGATCGACTCGCTCTGGTCATTGATTATTCCGGTGCTGATCAGTCCGTGGAACATGATCGTCATGCGGCAATTTTTCCGCAACATTCCCGAGGAGCTGACGGAAGCGGCGACGATGGACGGCGCGAATCCGATAACGGTCTTCACCCGCGTGATCCTCCCGTTGTCCAAGCCCGCGCTGGCGACATTCGGTTTGTTCTATGCCGTCGCGCACTGGAATTCCTACTTCAGCGGCCTGCTCTATATTAACAATCCGTCGAATTGGCCGATCCAGGTGCTGCTCCGGCAAATCGTGATTGTGAACGATAATACGGCACTGCTGGAACAGCAGGGTTTCGTAGAGGCGCCTCCGGCCGAAACGATCCAGATGGCGGCGATCCTGCTGGCTACCGTTCCGATTCTTGTCGTGTATCCTTTCCTGCAGAAGCATTTCGCCAAGGGGGTGATGCTGGGATCGGTGAAAGGATAG
- a CDS encoding extracellular solute-binding protein: MFLRKSSVIRDLILISAIAVLVAGCTSNDGSGEPTAPSSTSTPTSTTPSDQPSEEKMHDISFMSYSYVRFPEPESPGVQAIRDKFAANVQSQFILASDFNTKLSVVMASGDMPDVVHIQSADANYIKWAREGAFLPLDDYIQQYETFKLVPDAVWNQFRVDGKIYSIPMYSPTYMQSITIRQDWLDRLGLKVPTSYQELLEAAIAFTHNDPDGNGKNDTYGFAMAEKNTPEFSAGAYWSGGWYHKDQDGNYIPGTIGPGRREVVETLSKAYAEGAVTKDFAVLNWAQANQEFYSGKAGIFIGIPNGMEESYYMGLLEVHPDAVVTSIPYFVAPDGSQGSLLNQGYFGLTTLSSKLADDPEKVKKILTILDYGRTFFDPKDRTPDNEHFDWLMGGEGNGYDMTDGRAVVREGAESIAPVGYMFAREEWRPWAPSNEANQYSKMVYKDPRMQEFIGKIEAMEVNHNKTPYADPSRGIYSETWAQHGLELTNYLNGEITKMISGHRPVSEWDQMVQEWKDRGGADYIKEINEGIKAKQ, translated from the coding sequence ATGTTTCTGCGAAAATCGTCCGTCATTCGTGATCTCATCCTGATCAGCGCCATAGCCGTACTGGTCGCCGGCTGCACCTCTAACGACGGGAGCGGCGAACCGACGGCTCCCTCGTCTACTTCTACTCCGACTTCGACGACGCCGTCGGATCAGCCGTCAGAGGAAAAGATGCACGACATCAGCTTTATGAGCTATTCCTACGTCAGGTTTCCGGAGCCGGAGAGCCCGGGCGTGCAGGCGATTCGAGATAAGTTTGCGGCGAACGTCCAATCCCAGTTTATCCTCGCCTCGGACTTTAATACGAAGCTGTCGGTTGTCATGGCTTCCGGCGATATGCCGGACGTCGTACATATTCAGAGCGCCGACGCCAATTACATCAAATGGGCGAGGGAAGGCGCCTTCCTGCCGCTTGACGATTACATCCAGCAATACGAAACCTTCAAGCTCGTGCCGGACGCCGTATGGAACCAGTTTCGCGTAGACGGAAAAATCTACAGCATACCGATGTATTCCCCGACGTACATGCAAAGTATTACGATTCGCCAAGACTGGCTCGATCGTCTTGGCTTGAAGGTGCCGACCAGCTATCAAGAGCTGCTGGAGGCAGCCATCGCCTTCACCCATAACGATCCGGACGGGAACGGCAAGAACGATACGTACGGCTTCGCCATGGCGGAGAAAAATACCCCCGAATTTTCGGCCGGCGCTTACTGGTCCGGCGGTTGGTACCATAAAGATCAAGACGGAAACTACATTCCGGGTACGATCGGACCGGGACGCAGGGAGGTTGTAGAGACCCTCTCCAAGGCTTATGCCGAAGGGGCGGTGACGAAGGATTTTGCCGTGCTGAATTGGGCGCAGGCCAACCAAGAATTTTATTCCGGGAAAGCGGGCATCTTCATCGGCATTCCGAACGGCATGGAAGAAAGCTACTATATGGGCTTACTTGAGGTACATCCTGACGCTGTGGTTACGTCAATCCCTTATTTTGTCGCCCCGGACGGCTCGCAAGGCTCCTTGCTGAACCAAGGCTATTTCGGTTTGACGACTTTGTCATCCAAGCTGGCGGACGATCCTGAAAAGGTGAAGAAAATCTTGACCATTCTGGATTATGGCCGCACCTTCTTCGATCCGAAGGACAGAACGCCCGACAACGAGCATTTCGACTGGCTGATGGGCGGGGAGGGGAACGGATACGACATGACGGACGGCAGAGCGGTCGTCCGGGAAGGCGCGGAGAGCATCGCGCCCGTCGGCTACATGTTCGCGCGGGAGGAATGGAGGCCGTGGGCTCCGAGCAACGAAGCGAACCAGTATTCCAAGATGGTATACAAGGATCCGCGCATGCAGGAGTTTATCGGCAAGATCGAAGCGATGGAAGTCAATCATAATAAAACGCCGTACGCCGATCCGAGCAGGGGCATCTATTCCGAGACGTGGGCGCAACATGGGTTAGAGCTTACCAATTACCTTAACGGAGAAATTACGAAGATGATTTCCGGCCATCGCCCCGTATCGGAATGGGATCAGATGGTTCAGGAATGGAAGGACCGCGGAGGAGCGGACTACATCAAAGAAATTAATGAAGGGATTAAAGCGAAACAATAA
- a CDS encoding redoxin family protein yields MPIRWRELLPEFPSAGAWVNGERTKAQLTGRPTLVHFWAASCETCRAGLPLVNEWHRKYGGPDGLGLQTVGVHLPRTAEDEDAAATAEIIARYAISHPVLLDGDRAAAAAFRNECVPAYYAFDRAGRLRHYQAGDRGLGLLEQRIQKLLLTKEPE; encoded by the coding sequence ATGCCCATAAGATGGCGAGAATTATTGCCTGAATTCCCCAGCGCGGGCGCGTGGGTGAACGGAGAGCGAACGAAGGCGCAGCTGACGGGCCGGCCGACGCTCGTTCACTTCTGGGCGGCGAGCTGCGAGACGTGCCGGGCCGGACTGCCGCTGGTGAACGAATGGCATCGGAAATACGGCGGGCCCGACGGACTCGGGCTGCAGACGGTCGGCGTCCATCTGCCCCGAACGGCGGAGGACGAGGACGCCGCGGCGACGGCCGAGATTATCGCTCGGTACGCTATCTCGCATCCGGTGCTGCTCGACGGCGATCGCGCGGCGGCTGCGGCGTTCCGGAACGAATGCGTGCCGGCGTATTATGCGTTCGACCGAGCGGGCCGCCTGCGCCATTACCAAGCCGGAGACCGAGGGCTCGGCTTATTGGAGCAGCGGATCCAGAAGCTCTTGTTGACGAAGGAACCCGAATAG
- the gcvH gene encoding glycine cleavage system protein GcvH, whose translation MNVPENRKYSEEHEWVKVEGNRATVGITDFAQGELGDIVFVELPKVGDTIKLGDPFGSVESVKTVSELYAPVSGKVVAVNEELNDAPERINEAPYEGGWMVVVEMSDPTELDKLWTPEKYIETYGV comes from the coding sequence GTGAACGTACCCGAGAACCGCAAGTACAGCGAAGAGCATGAATGGGTCAAGGTGGAGGGGAACCGCGCGACCGTCGGCATCACCGACTTCGCGCAAGGGGAGCTCGGCGACATCGTCTTCGTGGAGCTGCCGAAGGTAGGGGACACGATCAAGCTCGGCGACCCGTTCGGCAGCGTCGAATCCGTGAAGACGGTGTCGGAGCTGTACGCGCCGGTCAGCGGCAAGGTCGTGGCAGTGAACGAGGAGCTGAACGACGCGCCGGAACGCATCAACGAAGCCCCGTACGAAGGCGGCTGGATGGTCGTCGTGGAGATGTCGGACCCGACAGAGCTCGACAAGCTGTGGACGCCGGAGAAGTACATAGAAACCTACGGAGTATAA
- a CDS encoding monovalent cation:proton antiporter family protein, with amino-acid sequence MEHGTSLTSLMIVVGVAFLVPVLLHRFKLRFLPVVVAEIIVGIAIGKSGLNWVAEDPYLEMLSSLGLIYLMFLSGLELDFSLLTSKPGAKTSGPNVMKVGFAVSAGALLLAVGLAFGLQGAGLIEEPFFFAIVMAAISLGVVVPVLKEKRLIESRIGQVILFITVVLDFTAMILLAFYISLRSQDLYVMLQLVLFFAAAYVAYRLIRRTLNRKVSEAIKAGTIQIGTRAVFALILFFVVLSETLGVEVILGSFLAGAIVSLMLPKKDFVHKLETFGYGFLIPIFFVMVGADLELGALLREPSVLMLIPVLLVCFYVAKMLPSLLLRRWYAWREAVGAGVLLSANLSLVVAAVEVGVKFGIIDEQLRGALILVAILSCFISPILFSRFFPKATPKRLSIGIVGANHITLPVSLDLEREQYDVRLYSVASAEEAAKEPKTSRFPLREVDKLEPEALASAGLFDRDVIVFATADDDVNLSLAREAKERGAARIIARVEEPDRLDVSEGEIPPDVQLLSSLYATRTLLKAVIEHPSAVKLITQHDDSIQEAELHNPAYDGMALRNLPFLGDVLVMRIFRGDSFVVPHGNTEIKLGDRLLVSGDVEEIAAVKREMA; translated from the coding sequence ATGGAACATGGCACGTCGCTAACGTCGCTGATGATCGTCGTCGGCGTCGCGTTTCTCGTACCGGTGCTGCTGCATCGGTTCAAGCTGCGGTTTCTGCCGGTCGTCGTGGCGGAAATCATCGTCGGCATCGCGATCGGCAAGAGCGGGTTGAATTGGGTCGCCGAAGATCCGTACCTAGAGATGCTTTCTTCCTTGGGATTGATTTACCTCATGTTTTTAAGCGGGCTGGAGCTGGATTTCTCGCTGCTTACGTCGAAGCCCGGCGCGAAGACGAGCGGGCCGAACGTCATGAAGGTAGGCTTCGCCGTCTCGGCGGGGGCGCTGTTGCTGGCGGTGGGACTAGCCTTCGGGCTCCAAGGCGCGGGGCTGATCGAGGAGCCGTTCTTCTTCGCCATCGTGATGGCCGCGATCTCGCTCGGCGTCGTCGTTCCGGTGCTGAAGGAGAAGCGCTTGATCGAAAGCCGGATCGGACAAGTCATCCTGTTCATCACCGTCGTGCTCGACTTTACCGCGATGATTCTATTGGCATTCTATATTAGTCTACGGTCGCAGGATTTGTATGTCATGCTGCAGCTCGTGTTGTTTTTCGCGGCGGCGTACGTCGCATACCGTCTCATCCGCCGGACGTTGAACCGGAAAGTATCCGAAGCGATCAAGGCGGGAACGATCCAGATCGGTACGAGAGCGGTCTTCGCGCTCATCCTGTTTTTCGTGGTGCTGTCCGAGACGCTCGGCGTCGAAGTGATCTTAGGCTCCTTCCTCGCCGGCGCGATCGTCTCGCTCATGCTGCCCAAGAAGGACTTCGTGCATAAGCTGGAGACGTTCGGCTACGGCTTCCTGATCCCGATCTTCTTCGTGATGGTCGGCGCGGATCTGGAGCTCGGAGCGCTCCTTCGGGAGCCTAGCGTCCTGATGCTGATTCCAGTGCTTCTGGTGTGCTTCTACGTCGCGAAGATGCTGCCGTCGCTGCTGCTGCGCCGCTGGTACGCTTGGCGCGAGGCGGTCGGGGCCGGGGTATTGCTGTCGGCGAATCTGAGCCTCGTCGTCGCCGCGGTGGAGGTGGGCGTCAAGTTCGGCATTATCGACGAGCAGCTGCGGGGCGCGCTCATCCTCGTCGCGATTCTGTCGTGCTTTATATCGCCGATCTTATTTTCGCGGTTTTTCCCGAAGGCGACGCCGAAGCGGCTCTCCATCGGGATCGTCGGCGCGAACCATATTACGCTTCCGGTGTCGCTCGATCTAGAGCGGGAGCAATACGACGTTCGGCTCTATAGCGTCGCTTCGGCGGAGGAAGCGGCCAAGGAGCCGAAGACGAGCCGGTTCCCCCTTCGCGAGGTGGACAAGCTCGAACCCGAGGCGTTAGCCTCGGCCGGCTTGTTCGACCGGGACGTCATCGTCTTCGCGACGGCCGACGACGACGTGAATTTGTCGCTCGCCCGCGAGGCGAAGGAGCGGGGGGCGGCGCGGATCATCGCCCGGGTGGAGGAGCCCGACCGGCTTGACGTAAGCGAGGGCGAGATTCCGCCGGACGTGCAGCTGCTCTCCTCGCTGTATGCGACCCGCACGCTGCTGAAGGCCGTCATCGAGCACCCGAGCGCGGTGAAGCTCATTACGCAGCACGACGATTCGATCCAAGAGGCGGAGCTGCACAACCCGGCCTACGACGGCATGGCGCTGCGCAATCTCCCGTTCCTCGGCGACGTGCTCGTCATGCGCATCTTCCGCGGCGATTCGTTCGTCGTGCCGCACGGCAATACGGAGATCAAGCTCGGCGACCGGCTTCTCGTCAGCGGAGACGTCGAAGAGATCGCCGCGGTGAAGCGGGAGATGGCGTAA
- a CDS encoding glycoside hydrolase family 15 protein — protein MPRHLVTGNGKMLINLDRNGYIRDLYYPYVGQLNHVSGYHCRVGVWAGGEFAWLADDEWRRTLDYEDDSLVTCVTATHPRLGLTLTINDGVHQREDIFIRRFAVKNDTEHEREVRLFFHQDLVINETEVGDTAAYYPANNTVFHYKRDHYFMFNGSTGQEGIYQYTTGVKRFHQAEGTWKDAEDGHLMGNPIAQGSVDSTISFRLFLQPSSTHTMYYWMTAGHTLDEVKKLNAYVRESGPGNLLDRTKIYWQRWVNKQERDFGDLRDDVVDMYKQSLLTVRTQIDERGAIIAANDTDILNYNRDHYSYMWPRDGALVAYAMSMAGYQGMVVPFFHFCAKAITDEGYLHHKYNPDGTVGSSWHPYVHNGQQQLPIQEDETALVLFALWADYAKHGVIELPQSLYPSLIRKAARFLYSYVDPELQLPKPSYDLWEERYGIYTFTASAVYGGMVAAANFARLFGDDARCSRYEQAAERIKNGILTHLWDEEAGRFARGLQQQDGKWVRDMTLESSIYGIFEFGVLPASDERVVRTMRQIKDGLSIKTEVGGIARYYQDYYFQMSSDLDVVPGNPWIICTLWMAEFEIETAQSLADLESPRRTIEWVVDHAMESGVLSEQVDPFDGSPISVAPLTWSHATFVLTVLKYMERYQKLKA, from the coding sequence GTGCCAAGGCATCTCGTAACGGGAAACGGTAAAATGCTCATCAACCTGGATCGGAACGGCTACATTCGCGATTTGTACTATCCTTATGTCGGACAATTGAATCATGTGAGCGGTTATCACTGCCGCGTCGGCGTTTGGGCCGGGGGCGAGTTCGCATGGCTCGCGGACGACGAATGGCGGCGCACGCTCGATTACGAGGACGATTCCCTCGTCACCTGCGTCACCGCGACGCATCCGAGACTCGGGCTGACGCTCACGATCAACGACGGCGTCCACCAACGCGAGGACATCTTCATTCGTCGTTTCGCCGTCAAGAACGACACCGAGCACGAACGGGAAGTCCGCCTCTTCTTCCACCAGGATCTCGTCATTAACGAAACCGAAGTCGGCGATACCGCCGCCTACTACCCCGCGAACAACACCGTTTTTCACTACAAGCGCGACCACTACTTCATGTTCAACGGTTCGACCGGTCAGGAAGGCATCTATCAATATACTACAGGCGTCAAGCGATTTCATCAAGCCGAGGGCACCTGGAAAGACGCGGAAGACGGCCATCTGATGGGCAACCCGATCGCGCAAGGCTCCGTGGACAGCACGATCTCGTTCCGCCTGTTCCTTCAGCCGTCTTCCACGCACACGATGTATTACTGGATGACCGCGGGCCATACGCTCGACGAGGTGAAGAAGCTCAATGCCTACGTTCGGGAGAGCGGCCCCGGCAACTTGCTCGATCGGACGAAAATATACTGGCAGCGCTGGGTCAACAAGCAGGAGCGCGACTTCGGGGATTTGCGCGACGACGTCGTCGACATGTATAAACAAAGCTTGCTTACCGTGCGCACGCAGATCGACGAGCGCGGCGCCATCATCGCGGCGAACGACACCGACATTCTCAATTACAACCGGGACCATTACAGCTACATGTGGCCTCGCGACGGCGCGCTTGTCGCATACGCGATGTCGATGGCCGGCTACCAAGGCATGGTCGTCCCGTTCTTCCACTTCTGCGCCAAGGCGATTACGGACGAAGGGTATCTGCATCATAAGTACAACCCGGACGGCACCGTCGGCTCTTCCTGGCATCCGTACGTACATAACGGACAACAGCAGCTCCCGATCCAAGAAGACGAGACGGCCTTGGTCTTGTTCGCGCTGTGGGCCGACTACGCGAAGCACGGCGTCATCGAGCTGCCGCAGTCGCTGTACCCGAGCTTGATCCGCAAGGCCGCCCGTTTCCTATATTCGTACGTCGATCCCGAGCTGCAGCTGCCGAAGCCCAGCTACGATCTGTGGGAGGAGCGCTACGGCATCTATACGTTCACGGCGTCCGCCGTTTACGGCGGCATGGTCGCGGCGGCGAACTTCGCCCGACTGTTCGGCGACGACGCGCGCTGCAGCCGGTACGAGCAGGCCGCGGAACGCATCAAGAACGGCATTCTGACCCATCTCTGGGACGAGGAAGCCGGCCGCTTCGCCCGCGGGCTGCAGCAGCAGGACGGCAAGTGGGTACGCGATATGACGCTCGAGAGCAGCATCTACGGCATCTTCGAGTTCGGCGTGCTGCCGGCGTCGGACGAACGCGTCGTCCGCACGATGCGGCAAATCAAGGACGGCCTGTCGATCAAGACGGAAGTCGGCGGCATCGCGAGATACTATCAGGATTATTACTTCCAGATGTCCTCCGACCTCGACGTCGTGCCGGGCAATCCGTGGATCATCTGTACGCTCTGGATGGCCGAGTTCGAGATCGAGACGGCCCAGTCGCTCGCCGACCTCGAGTCGCCGCGGCGCACGATCGAATGGGTCGTCGACCATGCGATGGAGAGCGGCGTGCTGTCCGAGCAGGTCGATCCGTTCGACGGCAGCCCGATTTCGGTCGCGCCGCTCACCTGGTCGCATGCGACGTTCGTGCTGACGGTGCTGAAGTATATGGAACGGTATCAGAAATTGAAGGCATAA
- a CDS encoding KTSC domain-containing protein yields the protein MAHVVPLEHKQIAYVSYDPEERSLVVAYHRGASIRHLSIDWEQFQRVLDASNKVDELIKLLPRISAEPRRIGSQ from the coding sequence ATGGCGCATGTCGTCCCGCTGGAACATAAGCAGATCGCCTACGTGTCTTACGATCCGGAGGAACGTTCCCTTGTCGTCGCCTATCACCGCGGCGCATCCATCCGTCATCTCTCGATCGACTGGGAGCAATTCCAGCGCGTCCTGGACGCGAGCAACAAGGTCGACGAGCTGATCAAGCTGCTGCCGCGCATATCGGCCGAGCCGCGCCGAATCGGATCGCAATGA
- the sigI gene encoding RNA polymerase sigma-I factor, which produces MILLLIQKWLKRTDKTTTSSAGAPIEDEVAAIRAGDEALRGDVIARYQPYVAKTASRFCKRYIHPESDDEYSIALSAFNEAIDAFDPQAGRAFLSFAETVIRRRLTDYVRKEQRHASHIPQSAFLMEDDEGETYDPIEVDASVDRYKLDRENEERKLEIETLNRELADYGITFGDLVDGSPKHEDTRRSLIGIGALISRDSALFGPLTNKKALPLKELSERVDVSRKTLERGRKYIIAVALIHLGNYPHLQSFVAPAASVSSGAGAAAQRGENKGWEA; this is translated from the coding sequence GTGATCTTGCTGCTCATCCAGAAGTGGTTGAAGCGCACCGACAAGACGACGACGTCGTCCGCCGGCGCGCCGATCGAAGACGAGGTGGCCGCGATCCGCGCGGGAGACGAAGCGCTTCGGGGCGACGTCATCGCTCGGTATCAGCCGTACGTGGCCAAGACCGCGTCACGCTTCTGCAAACGCTACATACACCCCGAATCCGACGACGAATACAGCATCGCGCTCTCGGCGTTCAACGAAGCGATCGACGCGTTCGACCCGCAGGCGGGCCGCGCGTTCCTCAGCTTCGCGGAGACGGTCATCCGCCGGCGGTTGACCGACTACGTGCGCAAGGAGCAGCGTCATGCGTCTCACATTCCCCAGAGCGCTTTCCTCATGGAAGACGACGAGGGGGAGACGTACGATCCGATCGAGGTCGACGCCTCCGTGGATCGATATAAGCTGGATCGGGAAAACGAGGAGCGCAAGCTCGAGATCGAGACGCTGAACCGTGAGCTCGCCGACTACGGCATCACGTTCGGCGATCTTGTCGACGGCAGCCCCAAGCATGAAGACACCCGGCGTTCGCTGATCGGCATCGGGGCGCTCATCAGCCGGGATTCGGCCTTGTTCGGGCCTTTGACGAACAAGAAGGCGCTGCCTCTGAAGGAATTGTCGGAACGCGTCGACGTCTCTCGGAAGACGTTGGAACGGGGACGGAAATATATTATTGCCGTCGCTTTGATTCATCTAGGAAATTATCCGCATTTGCAGTCCTTCGTGGCGCCGGCCGCATCGGTTTCGAGCGGAGCCGGTGCCGCGGCGCAACGCGGCGAGAACAAGGGGTGGGAAGCTTGA
- a CDS encoding anti-sigma factor domain-containing protein, whose translation MKKGVVMEVGERHAVVLTDSGAFVRLAKRGRTFAVGEEIPLPAARRGLPRRAWYALSSTAAAALIFAMFLFSALPGGGPPVATVPDDLNKIAVTETPSVDPGSTDATPPANDPAPAPMPVAYVSIDINPSVELGLDAAGTVVKASGRNEDATELLDGLELVGLTLEAAVAQVMEAAETKLLSARTEADIVITSVVVDETAPVKEEELQARAKGEVDRVIQEHHAETAEAYRVTVWSAPKEVLEEAKESGLSAGKMAFLLKAQANGVQVTAEELQKSSIHDVAKQYADKKLLDADPTWTKETMKELLKQIKSEIKASEDDDDDEKDDDRGDGGKPGNGNGKENGNGNGNSNGNGRGSAAGKNGSSGNAGNAGNKGNAGNAGNAGNVGTQGNGKADDDDRNLKIDLEFNFDWGKWRDWGGGNEEDDDRDEREDDRKKDDRRGRDDDDRNEREKSEDGPRRDDGSVSARPNEKDKDKKQETDKGKDKENDKDESKEKNEKEKEK comes from the coding sequence TTGAAGAAGGGCGTCGTCATGGAAGTCGGGGAGCGTCATGCGGTCGTATTGACGGATTCCGGCGCATTCGTTCGCTTGGCGAAGCGCGGACGAACGTTCGCCGTCGGGGAAGAGATACCGCTTCCCGCCGCCCGAAGAGGGCTTCCGCGCAGGGCGTGGTACGCCTTGTCGTCGACGGCCGCCGCCGCGCTGATCTTCGCCATGTTCCTCTTCTCGGCGCTGCCGGGAGGCGGACCGCCGGTCGCGACGGTGCCGGACGATTTGAACAAGATCGCTGTGACGGAGACGCCGTCGGTCGATCCCGGGTCTACGGATGCGACGCCGCCGGCGAACGACCCGGCGCCTGCGCCGATGCCGGTCGCGTACGTCTCGATCGACATCAATCCGAGCGTCGAGCTCGGCCTCGACGCGGCGGGGACGGTCGTGAAGGCGAGCGGACGGAACGAGGACGCGACGGAACTGCTGGACGGGCTCGAGCTCGTCGGGCTGACGCTCGAGGCGGCCGTCGCTCAGGTGATGGAAGCGGCGGAGACGAAGCTGCTGAGCGCGAGAACGGAAGCGGACATCGTCATTACGAGCGTCGTCGTCGACGAGACGGCGCCGGTGAAGGAAGAGGAGCTGCAGGCTCGCGCGAAGGGCGAAGTGGACCGCGTCATCCAGGAGCACCATGCGGAAACCGCGGAAGCGTACCGCGTTACGGTATGGTCCGCGCCGAAGGAAGTGCTCGAGGAGGCGAAGGAGTCCGGTTTGTCGGCGGGTAAGATGGCGTTCCTTCTGAAGGCGCAGGCGAACGGCGTTCAGGTGACCGCCGAAGAGCTTCAGAAGTCGTCGATCCACGACGTGGCGAAGCAATACGCGGATAAGAAGCTGCTGGACGCGGATCCGACGTGGACGAAGGAGACGATGAAGGAGCTGCTGAAGCAAATCAAGTCGGAGATCAAAGCGTCCGAGGACGACGATGACGACGAGAAGGACGACGACCGAGGCGACGGCGGGAAACCGGGTAACGGCAACGGGAAAGAAAACGGCAACGGCAACGGCAACAGTAACGGCAACGGCAGAGGAAGCGCCGCCGGAAAAAACGGGAGCAGCGGGAATGCCGGGAATGCCGGGAACAAAGGTAATGCCGGAAATGCCGGAAATGCCGGAAATGTCGGTACTCAAGGCAACGGGAAAGCCGACGACGACGATCGCAATCTGAAGATCGACCTTGAATTCAATTTCGATTGGGGAAAATGGAGAGATTGGGGCGGCGGCAACGAGGAAGACGACGATCGGGACGAACGCGAAGACGACCGGAAGAAGGACGACCGGCGCGGCCGCGACGACGACGATCGGAACGAAAGAGAGAAGAGCGAGGACGGACCGCGTCGCGACGACGGGTCCGTCTCGGCGCGTCCGAACGAAAAGGACAAGGATAAGAAACAGGAGACAGACAAAGGGAAAGACAAGGAAAACGACAAAGACGAATCCAAAGAAAAGAACGAAAAAGAGAAGGAAAAATAA